In Candidatus Lernaella stagnicola, the genomic window GACCACACCGCCTCACCTCGCACGTCCCAGCTTGCGAGTAACCGGTTAGCCGCCATAAAGCCCGACGCCGTCGCCCGCTCCATCAGCGCGCTCGGGATCGGCAGGCGCACGAAATCGCCCGCCAGCGCCAGCCCGTCGAAGGGTGTTTCCACGGTCGGCCGGGTCGCGTGACTGCCGGGGGCGAAGGCCGGGCAATCCTGTCGCAGCAGAAATCGTTCTTCCAGAATCGCGACCTTCTGGGTCTCCGGATACAGTTCGTGCAGGTATTCCAAAAACTCCGCTTTGATCGACGCCTCGTCGCGCTCATCGGGAACCGCATAAGCATGCAGTTCCACCACGGAACCGCCCGCACGCAAAGCCCACCGGCGACTTTCACCCTCGAACAACTCGAAAAGCGAGATGTTGTCGAGCAAGCCAAGTCCGGCTGTACCCACAAAAGGATGACGACCCGAAATCGCGGGCTTGTCCAGCCACACACGCCACACCGCAAAGGGCAGCGTGAGTGCAAGGCCGTCCACCCGCGCGCGCCACTCCCCGTCATCCAGCGTCGGCGACGCGGTGACAATTTCCTGCAGCGCCGACGCTGTCACGGCTAGTACGACGGCGTCGGCGTCGATGGCCGTGTCGTTTCCGGTCCCGACGCGCCACCCACCGTCTTCCCGCCGTGTGACCTCCGTTGCCGTCGTTTCGAGACGAATCTGCACGCCCAGCGACTGCAAATAACGCGCGAACGGCCGCCACAACGAATCGGAGAACGCCTCGTTGAGCACGTCGAAAATCAAGCCTTCTTCGTTGCCGAGAAAGTAGAAGTGGAACATCATCAGCAGTTCGCCCGCCGACATGCGTTCTTCCGGATTGAAAAACGAGTGCGAGAACACATCAAACAACATGCGTCGCGCCTGCAGCGGGAAATTCAGGGAGTCGAGGTACTCCCGCGCCGTGCCCGCGTCGAACTTGCGATAAGTCGCAACCGGATCGTATTTCAGCATCTCCAACGCGGCCGTTCTGTTGGAACGCATCACGTCGCCGAAAGTCATGTGCGGCGTGCGCATCACCAGACGCATCACATTCCATGGTGCCTTGCGCGGCAATTTCTCAAAGCTCTCCACCGAGCCGTCCGGCCCGAAAATTGGATAATCCGCCAGCGGCGTGAGGCTGCGCCCATCCGGATCAATGCGTTTGAGCAGTTCGCGTAAGTTGTAATACTGGCGAAAAAAGGCGTGAAAACCCCGCTCCATCTCGAAGGCTTCGCCGCTCGCCAAGCGGTCGGTCCAACCCCCTACCCGCCCACCGAGGTAGCCTTCCCGCTCGATCAACGTGACCGACGCGCCGCGCTCGGCCAGCACGACGGCCGCCGCCACGCCCGCCAAGCCGCCGCCTACCACGGCCGCATGTTTGCGTGGTTCAAGCCGTTCCTGCGATCCACTGGGTTGGGGAAAGCGTTGCGCGCGATTTTTCGCCATCGTCTCGCTCCTTTTTTTATCCCGAGGGCGCGGCTTGACCGGATCGCCGCCATTCTTCTTCCACCAAGTTCTTGATACGCCCCATGACCTCTTCCATTTTGTTCCGATGAATCTGGTGTCCGATCTTCTTCCAGGCGTATCGCATGAACGCGCCTTGCGGCTCGATCACGGCCTCATGCACGAGCCGGGTTCCCGACGCCTTCGTTTCGGCAAGTAAAAAAGAAATGGTGCCGCGAAAAATCCCCTCGGTAATATCGGTGCGCATCTCGTGCGGCGCGTCCAGCGCCCTGATCTCCACCAGCCACGACGGATCGGTCGGCAGCTTAATCGTAAAGTGAACCTGCATGCCGACCCGCGCTTCCTTGCCCCGTGGGAAACGGATCTTCAGCCGGTCGTCACGACTCCACTGAGCGATCTTGTCGCCCTCGGTCAGGTACGGAAACACGAATTCCGGAGGTGCAGCGATTTTGATCTCGTTTCGCGTCAAGGTTCGAACCTCCTTGGTCGCTCTTTTGCTCGTCTTATCCGACCAAGCCGAAACATTCGTCGCGCAGATGAACAAGATAAGGGTCACCATGAACGAACGGCTTGTCACGCTGCCCTCACTCGATCTCGTCCGCCACATCGTCCGTCACTCGAGCGCTGTAATCGGCCTCGACGATTTCCTTGATCTTCGCCATGAATGACTTCATTTTCTGGCGATGCATGTGCTTGCCGAACATCTCCCACACGATCGTCGTGAGTGTTCCCACCGCTTTGATGCGCATCTCGTGCACGAAGCGCGTCCCCGCCTCGGTCGGTTCCAACAAGTAGGCGAAGTCGCCGCGCAAAACCCCGTCGACAAACTCCGTGCGCACTTCATGCGGCCGGTCGAGCTTGATGATCTCCATCATGAACCAGGGGTCCGTCGGCGCCTCGATCGCCACCCGGATGTGCTTGCCGATCCGCGGTTCCAAACCATCGGGGAATGTCACCGAAACGGTGTCGTCCTTCTGCCAACGAGCAATTCGATCTTCATAAATCAGATACGGATACAAAAAGTCCGGCGGGACCTCGATGTCGATCTCCAGCTGGTACACGCCGTGGTCTTTATGCGTCTTCACATCGCGGGATGACGGCTGCCGCGCCGTCGCGGTCGTCACCCATGCCAACGTCGTCAGCACAAGTAAAGCGATCCACTTCCTCGAATTCCCAGCGCCGAAAAGCATACAAGCCACCCCGCAAAAAACGCCGCTCTCCTAATCTCATCGCCGCTTTTCTATATCACCGATTCAGTAACGCCACGTCATGGAAAGCGCGCCTCCCAAAACGTAGCCACTGCTGCGTAGCATTTGGCCGTCTTTCGTTCTTTTCTCCCGCGGCCATAGCAACAACGCCGGCACGGCTGCATCAAACGACAGCGGCGCGTCGAGCCACTTCGGCTCCACGCTAAAACCGGCCCCCGCCGCCACTCGGTGACGCGGGCTGTCCAGAATCGCGTAATCCTCGCTACCCACCCGGTCGAAAGGCGATGGCTCGTAGGCATAGCCGGCGCGCACCTCCCATTCACCTCCCGGCCGATAACGCACCCCGACTCGCGGCACGAAGATATCCCGCCCGGACAGGTCCGCCTCCCGGTGCGAGTTGTTACCGCGCCTCACCTCGTCGTCGAATTCCGCCCACAATTGCGCCTCGGCCTGTAACGTCGCGCTCACGATCGCGCCGGGCGCGATACCCACGGCGGCAACCCATTGATTCGGCGTAAACGAGTCTTTGAACTGCATGATCGTCGGGAACTCATCGATCACGGTGTCCCCGGCTTTCGGCGTCGTGAAACCAGTGACGGGGTTAACGACCGCCTGCACCTTGCCGCGCCACACCAGACCGACGACCACCGGTCGCGTTTTGAATTGAAGACTCACGAGCGGCGAAAAGGTCGGCGCACCGGTCAAGCGAATCTGCTCGTTTTCCGTCGACGAGGTAATCTGTACGTCCTGAATCAGGTTCACCTCCGCGCTATACGACATCAAATACCCGACACCCACATTCAACCACTCGAACACGCGCCCGCCCAAACTGTGCGCCAGCGCGAACGAACGAATTCCATAACGCTTGAATTGGCCCCGCGGCTCGTTCACTTCGTCGAAGGCGACAATGCGCGAGAAATTGTCGTCGACCAGCATGTTCATGCCCATGCCGACGGGAACATCCGGCTCAAACATCCGCCCCAGCGGCCAACCCAGCGACATCGAAAACACCTTGTTCGCCTCGGTGAAGTCGTACTCCTTCCCCGCCGGGCCGCCACGTAAGAAAGGCTGAGCGTAAATGTAACAAGGGGTCAAGGAATTGTGCGCCAGATCGGCTAGCGCCGCCGGATTATGAAACGCCGCGCCCGGCCCGGCCACACCCTCCGCCCGCGCCCCGGCCAAGGCAATATCCGCCGGCACAACTCCGTACATGAGTGCCAGATGCTCGTGACCCGCCTGTGGTGCGCCGACGGTTAGCAGCAACAGCAACAAGCACACGCCGCACGCCGTCGCCCAAAGTCGGAAGTGGCCCAATATGACGTCCCCAATGAAGTTATTTGAAATACAAATATATCAATAAACGACCCCGCGCACCATGTTAATTTCGGCGACGCTCGTTTGGCTTGTCTTGCCGAGCGTGGGCTGATAATCTGCGGCGCTTGATTGTTTTTTGAACAACATGAGGAAAGGGAACGCGACGATGACTCGTCTATACAAGGTACGCTTCACGGCGTTTGTGCTCGTTGTTCTGTTGGTTTTCGCGGCGGTTTCCGTCGCCAAAGAGCGCACGGGAATCCCCGACGAATTCAAGTGGGACGTCACCGCGCTTTTCCCTTCATTAGACGCTTTCCAACAGGAAAAAGACGCGTTTGCGCAGGATATTAAGTCCCTTGGCGCCTACCAAGGCAAACTGCACCGTCCGGCCAAACGCCTGGGCGAAGCGCTCGACCTTTACTACAGCCTCGAACTGCGCATGCGCCACATGGAATCTTACACCTCGCGTCTGGCCGACCAAGACGCGCAGGTCGCCCAAAACAAGGCTCTGCAATCGCAGATCAGCTCGCTGCGCGCCCGGTTCGAGGAAGCCGCGTCCTTCATCGATCCTGAAATCGTCGCGATGGGCGAGCGGAAAATCGAACGCCTCATTCGCCGGCGGCCGGAACTCGAAAACTACGCGTTTCCCTTGCGTGAAAAACTCCGCAAGCAAAAGCACATTCTCTCGCCCGAAGAAGAACGCATCCTGGCCGCCGCGGGCGACGTCGCCGACGCCGGTTACTACACGTACAACATATTCGCCAACGCCGATTTGCCCTTCCCGACCGTCACCCTGGCCGACGGTTCGCAGATCAAGCTGACGTACTCCAACTTCAACAAAGTGCGCCGCGGCCTGGATCCCGGCGATCGCAAAATGGCCTTCGAAACCATTTTCGGCCTCTATGGCCAATTCAAGCGCACCATCGCCGAAATGCTCCAATCGCAACTAAAATCCTACCGCTTTTTCGCCAAGATGCGCGGCTACGATTCCAGCCTCGAAATGTCGATGGACGACGACCACATCCCGACGGCGATCTACCACAGCCTGATCGAGGCCGCGCACCGCAATCTGCCGACCTTCCATCGTTACCTGAAACTCAAAGCCAAGGCCCTCGGCAAGGAAAAGCTGCACTACTACGACATGTACTTACCCTTCACCGAGGACGTCACCATCGACGTCACCTGGGAGCGCGCCGAATCGCTGCTGCTCGAAGCCCTGCAACCCTTGGGCGACGAGTATATCAACACCGTGCGCTCCGCCTTCCGCAACGGCTGGATCGACGTCTACCCCAACGACGGCAAAGACTCCGGCGCCTACGCCAGCGGTTGGGCGTACGGCACCCACCCCTACATCCTGATGAACTATACCGGCTCGTATCAAGAAGCCCTCACCCTGGCGCACGAAATGGGCCACGCGATGCATTCCAATTATTCCAATGCCGCGCAGCCCTTCCCGACTTCGTACTACTCGACCTTTACCGCCGAAGTGGCTTCGACCTTCAACGAGAATCTGCTCAACGACCTGATGCTCACCCGCGTGAAGAACGAGGATGAACGCCTCTACCTGCTCGGCAACTTCCTCGACGGCACGATCAAGGGCACCTTCTTCCGGCAAATTCAATTCGCGGAATTCGAGTTGATGATGCACGAAGCAATCGCCAAAGGAGAGGCGCTGACCGGCGAAAAGCTGAACAAGATGTTCCTCGACCTAGCGCGCAAGTACTACGGTCACGACGAGGGTATCGTGGAAGTGCCCGAGATCGTGGGCGCCGAATGGTCCGTCGTGCCGCACTTCTACTACAACTTCTACGTCTACCAGTACGCCACGAGCGTCGCTGCGGCCAGCGTGTTGTCGCAAAAGGTGATCGCCAAAGAACCGGGCGCGCTCGAAGCGTATTATGACAACCTGCTGAAAGCCGGCGGCTCGGATCACCCGGTCAACCTGCTCCAACGCGCCGGCGCCGATATGACCAAGCCGGCCGCGTACGACGCCCTCATGGAGCGGGCCAATCGCTACATGGACGCCCTGGAGGAAATACTGGCCGCCCGCGGTAACTGAATCGGCGGTCCTTCGCGCGCCCGTCTGAATTTTAGTCCGCGAACTGATAATCCGGGTTGGCGTGCTTATTTTTTCTTTGACCGAACAACCAAAGGAAAAATCTGTAGCCATGTCTATTCGCACGGCCCTCGTTTCCGCTTTTGCTACGATCGCCGCTGTCGTTCTGCTTGTCGTCGCGTTACTCGGTATCAGCGGCATTAATCAGAGTGTCCTTCGTGAGGCGCAGATACGCACAAACCACAACCTCTTCCTGTTGGAATCACAATACAACCAACGGCTGCGGCTCCTGGCCGAACAGGTGCAAAATCACGCCAAAGATCTCTATCGCGCCGAGAAAGACCGTCAGGATTTCCTATTCGCGCTAAAACGCGAAATGAATCTGACGGTGCTCAATGTCTGCAGCACCGACGGCCGCCCCCTTCTGGGCGCCTATCCCCAAAGCGACGCCCTGGTGCCCATCGCAAACGATCCGGTAATCCGCCGCGCACTGACCGGCCGCCTCGCTTTCGGTACCGTCCTACTGGATCCTACACGCCTCTTCCTGGAAGGCGGCGCCGCGTTGCAGAACGCGATGGTCGTGTCCAACGGCGATGACGCCCCCCTCACCGATGCCCTATTTCGCTGGGTCGCGGTGCCTTTGTTTGATGACGCCGGGCACTTGTCGGCCATCGTTTACGGCGGACGCGCCACGAACCTTGATTTCGATTTGGTCGACGACCTGCGCGACGTGCTGTTCGGAAAAGGCCAATTCGACGGTAAGCCCCTGGGAACCGTCACATTCTTTCTGCGAGACCGCCGGGTCGCCACCAACGTGATCCGCGAAAACCGTCGTCGCGCCGTGGGTACCTACGTGTCCGGCGAAGTCCGGCAACACGTCCTCGAAGGCGGTGAACCCTGGTACGACCGCGCCTGGGTCGTCGATGCTTGGTACCTCAGCGGATACCGCCCGCTCGAAGATCCCGACGGTCGCATCA contains:
- a CDS encoding FAD-dependent oxidoreductase codes for the protein MAKNRAQRFPQPSGSQERLEPRKHAAVVGGGLAGVAAAVVLAERGASVTLIEREGYLGGRVGGWTDRLASGEAFEMERGFHAFFRQYYNLRELLKRIDPDGRSLTPLADYPIFGPDGSVESFEKLPRKAPWNVMRLVMRTPHMTFGDVMRSNRTAALEMLKYDPVATYRKFDAGTAREYLDSLNFPLQARRMLFDVFSHSFFNPEERMSAGELLMMFHFYFLGNEEGLIFDVLNEAFSDSLWRPFARYLQSLGVQIRLETTATEVTRREDGGWRVGTGNDTAIDADAVVLAVTASALQEIVTASPTLDDGEWRARVDGLALTLPFAVWRVWLDKPAISGRHPFVGTAGLGLLDNISLFELFEGESRRWALRAGGSVVELHAYAVPDERDEASIKAEFLEYLHELYPETQKVAILEERFLLRQDCPAFAPGSHATRPTVETPFDGLALAGDFVRLPIPSALMERATASGFMAANRLLASWDVRGEAVWSISRRGLFANADS
- a CDS encoding SRPBCC family protein, which encodes MLFGAGNSRKWIALLVLTTLAWVTTATARQPSSRDVKTHKDHGVYQLEIDIEVPPDFLYPYLIYEDRIARWQKDDTVSVTFPDGLEPRIGKHIRVAIEAPTDPWFMMEIIKLDRPHEVRTEFVDGVLRGDFAYLLEPTEAGTRFVHEMRIKAVGTLTTIVWEMFGKHMHRQKMKSFMAKIKEIVEADYSARVTDDVADEIE
- the pepF gene encoding oligoendopeptidase F, with translation MTRLYKVRFTAFVLVVLLVFAAVSVAKERTGIPDEFKWDVTALFPSLDAFQQEKDAFAQDIKSLGAYQGKLHRPAKRLGEALDLYYSLELRMRHMESYTSRLADQDAQVAQNKALQSQISSLRARFEEAASFIDPEIVAMGERKIERLIRRRPELENYAFPLREKLRKQKHILSPEEERILAAAGDVADAGYYTYNIFANADLPFPTVTLADGSQIKLTYSNFNKVRRGLDPGDRKMAFETIFGLYGQFKRTIAEMLQSQLKSYRFFAKMRGYDSSLEMSMDDDHIPTAIYHSLIEAAHRNLPTFHRYLKLKAKALGKEKLHYYDMYLPFTEDVTIDVTWERAESLLLEALQPLGDEYINTVRSAFRNGWIDVYPNDGKDSGAYASGWAYGTHPYILMNYTGSYQEALTLAHEMGHAMHSNYSNAAQPFPTSYYSTFTAEVASTFNENLLNDLMLTRVKNEDERLYLLGNFLDGTIKGTFFRQIQFAEFELMMHEAIAKGEALTGEKLNKMFLDLARKYYGHDEGIVEVPEIVGAEWSVVPHFYYNFYVYQYATSVAAASVLSQKVIAKEPGALEAYYDNLLKAGGSDHPVNLLQRAGADMTKPAAYDALMERANRYMDALEEILAARGN
- a CDS encoding SRPBCC family protein codes for the protein MTRNEIKIAAPPEFVFPYLTEGDKIAQWSRDDRLKIRFPRGKEARVGMQVHFTIKLPTDPSWLVEIRALDAPHEMRTDITEGIFRGTISFLLAETKASGTRLVHEAVIEPQGAFMRYAWKKIGHQIHRNKMEEVMGRIKNLVEEEWRRSGQAAPSG